From Hippea alviniae EP5-r, one genomic window encodes:
- the htpX gene encoding zinc metalloprotease HtpX, which produces MNTVKTVLFLTFLTGLFIIIGDLLGGRTGMIIALIFAGLMNFFSYFFSDKIALAMYRAKPVSEEEAPELYAIVRKLCERANLPMPRIYIIPQEAPNAFATGRSPKHAAIAITEGALRLLTKEEIMGVLGHELGHVKHRDILISSVAATVAGAIMVLSDMIKWAAIFGGLSRDNEDHPIILIAMAIVAPIAATLIQLAISRAREYEADKAGAIYSGNPLYLASALEKLDQYSKAIPFHGNPATENLFIVNPFSARGFINLFSTHPPIEERIRRLREMAQNGI; this is translated from the coding sequence ATGAATACCGTTAAGACGGTTTTATTCCTTACATTCCTAACTGGGTTGTTTATCATAATTGGGGATTTGCTTGGCGGAAGAACAGGTATGATAATAGCTCTTATTTTTGCAGGATTAATGAACTTCTTTAGCTACTTCTTCTCCGACAAAATTGCACTTGCTATGTACAGAGCAAAACCCGTAAGCGAAGAAGAAGCGCCAGAGCTTTATGCAATTGTGAGAAAATTATGCGAAAGGGCTAACCTTCCAATGCCACGCATCTACATAATACCACAAGAAGCACCAAACGCCTTTGCTACAGGAAGAAGTCCAAAACACGCAGCCATAGCAATAACCGAAGGTGCACTAAGGCTTTTAACAAAAGAAGAGATAATGGGCGTTTTGGGACATGAGCTTGGACATGTAAAACACAGAGACATTCTGATATCGTCTGTTGCTGCCACAGTCGCAGGTGCAATAATGGTTCTATCAGACATGATAAAGTGGGCAGCCATCTTTGGCGGGCTAAGTAGAGACAATGAAGACCATCCAATTATTCTAATAGCTATGGCAATAGTAGCGCCAATTGCAGCAACACTCATTCAGCTTGCAATATCAAGAGCAAGAGAATACGAAGCAGATAAAGCAGGAGCAATTTACAGCGGCAATCCGTTGTATCTTGCAAGCGCATTAGAGAAACTCGACCAATACTCAAAGGCAATTCCATTTCACGGCAACCCTGCAACGGAGAATCTATTTATAGTAAACCCATTCTCAGCAAGAGGCTTTATAAATCTCTTCTCAACACATCCACCGATTGAAGAGAGAATCAGAAGGCTAAGAGAGATGGCTCAAAACGGCATTTAG
- the miaA gene encoding tRNA (adenosine(37)-N6)-dimethylallyltransferase MiaA: MESIVILGPTAIGKTELAISLAKKINAEIISADSMQIYKFMDIGTAKPSKEEQKKVRHHLIDFKMPSEKFSAGEFAKETRRIIESLKKQNKNAIVVGGTGFYVDALINGIDNIGVVDEKIKLFFDDFCEEMGSYELFKWLEIVDESWAKRIHQNDSQRIKRALSVYVSLKKPLSSFFVKSKSVNEFSVFVLTSSKEFLRKRIEKRAILMVESGLIEETKRLLEMGFSDCDALKSIGYKETVEFLEGRIKSKEKLINAIVKSTLEYAKRQLTFFRSKFKDARWIDVESENAEQVILNAVLSHLS; this comes from the coding sequence ATGGAATCTATTGTCATACTTGGCCCAACAGCAATAGGTAAAACGGAGCTTGCTATATCTCTTGCCAAAAAGATTAATGCAGAGATTATCTCGGCAGACTCTATGCAGATTTACAAGTTTATGGATATAGGCACTGCTAAGCCTTCAAAAGAAGAGCAAAAAAAGGTAAGGCATCATCTAATTGACTTTAAAATGCCCAGCGAGAAATTTAGTGCTGGTGAGTTTGCAAAAGAAACGAGAAGAATTATAGAGAGTTTAAAGAAACAGAACAAAAATGCAATAGTTGTTGGTGGGACAGGATTTTATGTTGATGCGCTTATCAATGGAATAGATAATATAGGCGTGGTTGATGAGAAGATAAAGCTGTTTTTTGATGACTTTTGCGAAGAGATGGGTAGTTATGAGTTGTTTAAGTGGCTTGAGATTGTTGATGAGAGTTGGGCTAAAAGGATTCATCAAAACGATTCTCAGCGTATAAAAAGGGCTTTGAGTGTCTATGTAAGCTTAAAAAAGCCGTTAAGCTCTTTCTTTGTTAAATCCAAAAGCGTCAATGAATTTTCTGTTTTTGTTTTGACATCGAGCAAGGAATTTTTAAGGAAAAGGATAGAGAAGAGAGCTATTCTGATGGTTGAAAGTGGGCTAATAGAAGAGACAAAAAGATTGTTGGAAATGGGCTTTTCTGACTGTGATGCCTTAAAGTCTATAGGTTATAAAGAGACGGTGGAGTTTTTGGAAGGCAGAATAAAGTCAAAAGAAAAGCTTATAAATGCTATCGTTAAGAGCACACTTGAGTATGCAAAAAGACAACTCACCTTCTTCAGAAGCAAATTCAAAGACGCAAGGTGGATAGATGTTGAAAGCGAAAACGCAGAGCAGGTTATTCTAAATGCCGTTTTGAGCCATCTCTCTTAG
- the ald gene encoding alanine dehydrogenase, with translation MIIGVPKEIKPNENRVGLTPAGVMEFVHHGHTVLIQKGAGLGSGIGDDEFVRAGAKIIDAAEEIFKEAQMIIKVKEPQTVEIDMMHEGQIIYTYLHLAPDRKQTEGLMRKKVVAIAYETIEVDGKLPLLEPMSEVAGKMASIMAAYYLAKPYGGIGVLAGGVTGVHSAKFVILGGGTAGLNAAKVASGMGASVFVLDINAERLRYLEDVLPKNCQMIMSNKFTIAEEIKDADAVIGTVLIPGAKTPRLITRDMLKTMKKGAVIVDVSIDQGGCVETSKPTTHADPVYEVDGVLHYCVANMPGAYARTSTFALTNATLPYGLIIANLGYKEAAKRYEPIAKGINVLNGKITCKPVAEAHGLEYTPLEELI, from the coding sequence ATGATTATAGGCGTTCCAAAAGAGATAAAGCCAAATGAAAATAGGGTCGGCTTAACACCTGCTGGTGTTATGGAATTTGTTCATCATGGCCATACGGTGCTTATACAAAAGGGTGCTGGTTTGGGTAGTGGTATAGGAGATGATGAGTTTGTTAGAGCTGGTGCGAAGATTATTGATGCGGCAGAAGAGATATTTAAAGAAGCCCAGATGATTATAAAGGTAAAAGAGCCGCAGACCGTCGAGATAGACATGATGCATGAAGGTCAGATTATTTATACATACCTTCATCTTGCGCCAGATAGAAAACAGACAGAAGGCTTAATGAGAAAGAAGGTTGTGGCTATAGCGTATGAGACGATAGAAGTTGACGGGAAACTGCCACTGCTTGAGCCTATGAGTGAAGTTGCAGGTAAAATGGCTTCAATTATGGCTGCATACTATTTGGCAAAACCCTACGGTGGTATAGGTGTTTTAGCAGGTGGTGTAACAGGTGTTCATTCGGCTAAGTTTGTCATCTTAGGCGGCGGCACAGCAGGGTTGAATGCGGCAAAGGTGGCAAGCGGTATGGGAGCAAGCGTGTTTGTGCTTGATATAAATGCAGAAAGATTGAGATATTTGGAAGATGTTTTGCCTAAGAATTGTCAGATGATAATGTCTAATAAATTTACTATTGCAGAAGAGATTAAAGATGCAGATGCCGTTATAGGAACAGTGCTTATACCGGGTGCGAAAACGCCGAGATTGATAACAAGGGATATGTTAAAAACCATGAAAAAGGGAGCCGTGATAGTTGATGTTTCTATAGACCAGGGTGGTTGCGTTGAGACGAGCAAACCTACAACACACGCAGACCCTGTTTATGAAGTTGATGGTGTTTTGCATTACTGCGTTGCAAATATGCCGGGTGCTTATGCAAGGACTTCAACCTTTGCCCTAACGAACGCCACACTGCCTTATGGTTTGATTATTGCGAACTTGGGTTATAAGGAAGCTGCAAAGAGATACGAGCCAATAGCAAAGGGTATAAATGTTTTGAATGGCAAGATAACCTGCAAACCTGTTGCAGAAGCTCATGGGTTGGAATATACGCCACTTGAAGAATTGATTTAA
- a CDS encoding 4-vinyl reductase, which yields METKRLNDKDVEKCLDVDTKCVLNHICYKYSAMVMAGLIEALDYFGGSQGSKVLRRLLAKKIPMEMMKAMDIDPTMLSKFSEEEILKILPEIIYSKGGPKLTIEKIDDGSYRFTLNECHFLPYSKSKGFCNVTAGLMLGFAQMLSGKAMDIEEVQTIAKGGEICEFIAKPKFGGKK from the coding sequence TTGGAAACGAAAAGGTTGAACGATAAAGATGTCGAAAAGTGTTTAGATGTTGATACTAAATGTGTTTTGAATCATATTTGCTATAAATATTCCGCAATGGTCATGGCAGGCTTAATCGAGGCATTGGATTATTTTGGTGGTAGTCAAGGTTCTAAGGTTTTAAGGAGATTGCTTGCAAAAAAGATTCCTATGGAGATGATGAAGGCTATGGATATAGACCCTACCATGTTGAGTAAGTTCTCAGAAGAAGAGATTTTAAAGATACTGCCAGAAATAATATACTCAAAGGGTGGGCCCAAACTTACTATAGAGAAGATTGATGATGGTAGTTATAGGTTTACTCTTAATGAGTGTCACTTTCTTCCATATTCTAAATCTAAAGGTTTCTGCAATGTTACGGCCGGATTGATGTTGGGCTTTGCCCAGATGCTAAGCGGTAAAGCGATGGATATAGAAGAAGTTCAAACCATAGCCAAAGGTGGAGAGATTTGTGAATTTATAGCCAAACCAAAATTTGGGGGTAAAAAATGA
- a CDS encoding MgtC/SapB family protein — MEALLLKWVPKWFFLLVLSILIGGLIGLEQESYHRKREEKHFGGIRTFPLISMLGFSTTYFLNNTAITVIVFACFSLMIVGEYLYEAFYFNKKGITTEVAGLFTYVLGIILAKGFVIESAALSIIITLILSLRDYIHGFIEKYIYEKDMAAILKFLVVSAIMYPLLPNESYTFLKLNPRSIWLMVVLISSISFAAYFATKLLGTKKGIMITALLGGLLSSTATTLAFAKRSKEVPELSKELALGIILASSIMFVRQWLIMFIIYPSISLKFLLFGVAVFVVGLIFFLSKHSKVTQSVDVVFSNPYDLSHALFFGIFYTLILILSRLANMYLGSKGVYLLGFVSGLADVDPLTISMTQLSKDGVIAVNVALVSIIISSITNTFVKGVYANMFGSKDLSRCVWKAFAFMGVVSILFILGKNLLL, encoded by the coding sequence ATGGAAGCGTTACTTTTAAAGTGGGTCCCGAAATGGTTTTTTCTTCTTGTTCTTAGTATATTAATTGGTGGATTAATAGGGCTTGAGCAGGAATCTTACCATAGAAAAAGGGAAGAAAAGCATTTTGGCGGCATAAGGACATTTCCACTTATATCAATGCTTGGTTTCTCTACTACATATTTTCTTAACAATACAGCAATTACTGTTATTGTTTTTGCGTGTTTTTCTTTAATGATAGTTGGAGAATATCTTTATGAGGCTTTTTATTTTAATAAGAAGGGTATAACGACGGAAGTAGCAGGACTGTTTACTTATGTATTGGGTATCATACTTGCGAAAGGGTTTGTAATAGAATCTGCAGCTTTGAGTATAATAATAACTTTGATTCTTTCTTTAAGGGATTACATACATGGATTTATAGAGAAATATATATACGAGAAGGATATGGCAGCCATATTAAAGTTTCTTGTCGTTTCAGCCATTATGTATCCGCTACTTCCCAATGAATCATATACTTTTTTAAAGCTAAACCCACGATCTATTTGGCTCATGGTGGTTTTGATATCTTCGATATCATTTGCTGCGTATTTTGCTACCAAGTTATTAGGAACTAAAAAGGGAATAATGATAACGGCTTTGCTTGGTGGGCTGCTTAGTTCAACAGCCACTACTCTTGCTTTCGCAAAACGCTCAAAAGAAGTTCCGGAATTATCAAAGGAGCTTGCATTGGGGATCATACTTGCAAGTTCAATAATGTTTGTAAGGCAATGGTTAATAATGTTTATAATTTACCCTTCTATCTCTTTAAAATTTTTACTTTTTGGAGTTGCTGTATTTGTTGTTGGTTTGATATTCTTTTTGAGTAAGCATTCAAAAGTGACTCAATCTGTTGATGTAGTATTTTCTAATCCTTATGATTTGAGCCATGCTCTATTTTTTGGAATTTTCTATACCTTGATATTGATTTTATCAAGACTTGCAAATATGTATCTTGGCTCTAAAGGAGTTTACCTGTTGGGTTTTGTTTCTGGGCTTGCAGATGTTGACCCTTTGACCATCTCTATGACACAGTTGTCAAAAGATGGCGTTATAGCTGTAAATGTTGCTCTTGTAAGTATAATTATATCGAGTATTACCAACACATTTGTAAAAGGTGTTTATGCAAATATGTTTGGCAGCAAAGATTTGAGTAGATGCGTATGGAAAGCCTTTGCTTTTATGGGTGTTGTGAGTATTCTTTTTATTTTAGGAAAAAATTTACTTTTGTAG